A genomic stretch from Malus domestica chromosome 15, GDT2T_hap1 includes:
- the LOC114821553 gene encoding flavonol synthase/flavanone 3-hydroxylase-like codes for MGETEVERVQALALCGLNQLPAKFVRPAHEQPENSKALEGVSVPVISLAQPHDVVVKRMAEAATEWGFFLITDHGIPSSLIQRLQKVGQEFFLLPQEEKEAYANDPASGKFDGYGTKMTKNHDEKVEWIDYFFHLTAPPSKVNYEIWPKNPPSYREVNDEYNKEMLRVTDKLLEVLSEGLGLESKVLKSHVGGEEVELEMKINMYPPCPQPQLALGVEPHTDMSALTLLVSNDVPGLQLWKDDNWVAVDYLPNAVFVHIGDQMEVLSNGKYKSVLHRSLVNKERTRMSWAVFIAPPHEAVIGPLQELLDEQNPAKYSTKTYAEYRHRKFNKLPQ; via the exons ATGGGGGAAACGGAGGTGGAGAGAGTGCAGGCACTGGCTTTGTGCGGGTTGAACCAACTTCCGGCCAAGTTTGTTCGCCCCGCCCATGAGCAGCCTGAGAACAGCAAAGCCTTAGAGGGGGTCTCAGTGCCTGTTATCTCCCTAGCTCAGCCTCATGATGTTGTTGTGAAGAGGATGGCGGAGGCAGCCACCGAATGGGGTTTTTTTCTTATCACTGACCATGGCATACCATCGtctttgatccaacggttgcaAAAAGTTGGTCAGGAGTTCTTCCTTCTCCCACAGGAGGAAAAGGAGGCCTATGCGAACGACCCTGCTAGTGGGAAGTTTGATGGATATGGCACTAAAATGACAAAGAACCATGACGAGAAGGTCGAATGGATCGACTATTTCTTCCATCTTACTGCGCCTCCATCAAAGGTCAACTATGAAATCTGGCCTAAGAACCCTCCATCTTACAG GGAAGTGAATGACGAATATAACAAGGAAATGCTAAGAGTGACAGACAAGTTACTGGAGGTGCTTTCAGAAGGTCTAGGGCTGGAAAGCAAGGTTCTGAAATCCCATGTGGGAGGTGAAGAAGTGGAACTGGAAATGAAAATCAACATGTACCCACCATGCCCTCAGCCCCAACTAGCCCTTGGAGTTGAGCCTCACACTGACATGTCAGCCCTAACCCTACTCGTCTCGAACGATGTTCCCGGCCTTCAGCTGTGGAAGGATGACAACTGGGTTGCTGTAGACTACCTGCCAAATGCGGTTTTTGTTCACATTGGTGATCAGATGGAGGTCTTGAGCAATGGCAAGTACAAGAGTGTTCTTCACAGAAGTTTGGTGAATAAGGAACGTACGCGCATGTCGTGGGCCGTGTTCATTGCTCCTCCACATGAGGCTGTGATCGGGCCTCTACAGGAGCTCTTGGATGAGCAAAATCCTGCCAAGTACTCGACCAAAACGTACGCCGAATACCGACACCGAAAGTTCAACAAGCTCCCACAGTAG